ATTGAGCATAATGGTATCGTGAATACCAAGCGAAACCTAACATGACAGTCAAAATAACCACTAATGGTCTACTCAAATCCCACTCATTATGTATTGAACTAATTCCTGTGCCAACAGGAATATCAGAAAATGACTGAGGATTAAAATAAATTGGTGATGAATTGTCTAATGTTGGTGTTTGAGATGGTACAGGATTTGGCCGTGGTTGATGAACCAAACAATGAACTACACAATTGTTATACAAGCCACATCTTTCCAATGTTTGATTATCAGGCTGCAGTACACGACCATTAAAAATTAAACGCACTAATTTTTGTGCATCAAGTTCTGTTTGAAAATGTCTCCtgcaaaaatgtaaaattttattatatacaagATTTTACTTGTAAAtgtctctatatatatatttgtaattgaaatttgtATTTGAAAGAATATTAGCCAGTACCTTTTAAAATTTGCAAGCAACTCTTTTAGACTACCAGTAACCATTTTTTGATCATCATTTATAAATTTAAGttttatactaatttcattAGCATCAGTTGCTGAAAGATTTTCACGTTCATGTTCTATAGGTTCATTACATGTCGATGTTGATATACTTGTTTctttagaagaatttattttGGTTTGCCGTTGTAATAAAGTTGCATTATCATTGTTAAATGAATCCATAGCTTCAATAAGTACTTCTTCTGTAGCTGTTGCTTCTGATGTTCTATGCGTGTCAGGAGAAATTTCTTCATTTGTTTCTATTGTCacaaacaataaataatttgaatatttttattatattcttaGAAATATTTCTAAATAAGACATATCACCTGCAACAGATGATTCAGGGCAACTTGgtacattatcattattatcatcagTGATTGGTTCTATTGTTTCTTCTTCTGTCACTTCTAAATTTGGAGGTCGTGTAAATAAACTTAAATTTTGATGACTAGCTCTAAGCTCAGCTAGACGTGTGCGTGTTCTATGCAATACAAGCACAGTGCGTATTAGTGGTTGATCTGTAATACTTGTAGAATACCAAGCAAGCCATCCTACTACAAGGACAACcacaacaataaaaaaatctgtcACTTCGTCTCCAACACCTTCAATGAGAGTCATTTTTATGATTTAAGATTAACCtgtacaaataaatataaatatatagaaaaaatattaatattattgcagaaaatggaaaaaatgaaCAGTCATGCATCTTTTATACTaatcaataatatattaaacatatttctgTTTGTTATATATGaccatatttattaaatgttaacTACAATTATACAGTATATATGTTAAAAACAGATAAAACTATATTATTCTATTTTCATACGAGATAATGATACTATTGATTTGTTTATCatttttcatgcatatatgaataataagtaaaaaaaaataaccCTGATCTCCTTTAAGATATG
The Lasioglossum baleicum unplaced genomic scaffold, iyLasBale1 scaffold2158, whole genome shotgun sequence genome window above contains:
- the LOC143221292 gene encoding transmembrane and ubiquitin-like domain-containing protein 1, yielding MTLIEGVGDEVTDFFIVVVVLVVGWLAWYSTSITDQPLIRTVLVLHRTRTRLAELRASHQNLSLFTRPPNLEVTEEETIEPITDDNNDNVPSCPESSVAETNEEISPDTHRTSEATATEEVLIEAMDSFNNDNATLLQRQTKINSSKETSISTSTCNEPIEHERENLSATDANEISIKLKFINDDQKMVTGSLKELLANFKRRHFQTELDAQKLVRLIFNGRVLQPDNQTLERCGLYNNCVVHCLVHQPRPNPVPSQTPTLDNSSPIYFNPQSFSDIPVGTGISSIHNEWDLSRPLVVILTVMLGFAWYSRYHY